AAGCTCAGGCGGCGGTGGAGATTTCTTTTTGCACAGCCCCAAGGATGGCCTCGACCGCCGGGTGCTTGATCTTGCGTTCGTTCGAGATCACGTAGAACTGCTCGCGCACGCTCGGCACCGCACCGACCTCGAGCGCGCCGAACTGTTCCGCGATCTCGGACGCCAGCGCGGCCGGCGCGAAAAACAGGCCGAGACCGCGCCGTCCGAAGGTGTTGAGCAGGGCGTTGTCTTCGAACTCGCCGACCACGTCGGGCCTGGCGCCGACCTGCACGAACCATTCGTCGATCTTGCCGCGCAGGGCATTATTACGCGTCGGCAGCAGGAAGGGCGCGCCGTTCAGATTCTTCGGGAAATCTTTTCCGTACCTGTCCACCAGGTTCGGCGCGCCCACCACCAGCATCTCGCTTTCGAATAACTGGTGACTGAATACCTTCAGCGCGCTGCCCGGCTGCACTTCGCGGTCGGTCAGCACCACATCCAGCTTGTGCAGGGCGAGGTCGGCCAGCAGGGCCTCGAAATTGTCTTCGTAACAGACCAGGCGCACCTGCTTGTCGATCCCCATCGCCGCTTCCAGCATGCGGTAGGCGGACAGCTTCGGCAGCGAGTCGGAGATGCCGACCGACAGCCGGATCCGTCCACTGTCGGCCTCGCTCACCGCTTCCTGCATCTGCAGGCCCAGCAGGAAGATCTGGTCCGCATAGTTCATCGCGACCCGCCCGGCCTCGGTCAGCACCAGGCGCCGGCCCTGCTGCGAGAACAGGGTCTTGCCGAGCGACTGCTCGAGCTGGGTCAGCTGCGAACTGACGGTCTGTACCGCCAGGCTCAGGCGCTCGGCAGCGCGCGTGATGCCGCCTTCCTTGGCGACCACCCAGAAGTAGTAGAGGTGGCGGAAATTCAGGTCGTTTTTCATCGTCGGGACCGTTAACTCAAGTTTTTTCGAAGTAATTCTCTCATTATCTTCGCTTTTTCCTTTCCCGTCACCCCTCTACACTGCGTGCTGTCATCAACGAAACAAGAACAAAGAGGAATCCAAGATGAAGCATTTCAGGGTGTCATTTCTTGTCACCGCACTTTGCCTGGCGGCGTCGGGCTGGTGGGGCTATACGCACGGCGGGCCTGCCGGCGCGCTGACCGCAATCGGCGTCGCCGCGATCCTGGCCGTGATGGAAGTCTCGCTGTCCTTCGATAACGCGGTGGTCAACGCCTCGGTCCTGAAGACCTGGGACGCGTTCTGGAAAAAGCTGTTCCTGGGCGTCGGCATCATCGTCGCCGTGTTCGGCATGCGCTTGCTGTTCCCGCTGGTAATCGTCGCGGTGGCGGCCGACCTCGGCATGGGCGAC
This window of the Massilia sp. WG5 genome carries:
- the nhaR gene encoding transcriptional activator NhaR, producing the protein MKNDLNFRHLYYFWVVAKEGGITRAAERLSLAVQTVSSQLTQLEQSLGKTLFSQQGRRLVLTEAGRVAMNYADQIFLLGLQMQEAVSEADSGRIRLSVGISDSLPKLSAYRMLEAAMGIDKQVRLVCYEDNFEALLADLALHKLDVVLTDREVQPGSALKVFSHQLFESEMLVVGAPNLVDRYGKDFPKNLNGAPFLLPTRNNALRGKIDEWFVQVGARPDVVGEFEDNALLNTFGRRGLGLFFAPAALASEIAEQFGALEVGAVPSVREQFYVISNERKIKHPAVEAILGAVQKEISTAA